From Inquilinus sp. Marseille-Q2685:
TCAGAGGCTGGTCCAGGAGCAACTCTATACGACCGCGTCGATCATGGCTTCGCCGCGCAGTGCGGCGCAGACCGGCGATTACGCCGATCTTTCGGAGATGACAGGGCTCAAGACGTTCGTCACTTCGTTCGCGGGGCACGTCGCGGCGGAGGCGGCGCGGTCTTGAGATCAGCCCGGAGCGGTCCGGGCAGGGCGGCTCAACCAAATCAGAGGCAAAGCCGATCCTCGGGATATTGGATTAAGGGGTATGTGTGAGAAGTCGAATAATTGAGAGCGTGTCTGACAGTGGAGTCATCGGGTGAGCGAGTTCCGCTCGGCAACAGTTTCCGAGACCCTCGATGAGGCGCGCCGTCTCACCGCACAGATCGTACCGGCGGACGGCTCGAACAACTGCATTGCGTCGGCGAATCTGCCCGTCTGATTTCTCAGGTCTACGACGCGCTTGATCACCTGGGTAAGGCAGCGGAGCCAGCCGATTCGAGGCCGGAGCCGGCGGTGCGATCGGATTGCTCCAGGTTCACGGTGATCGCCGAACCTGCGTGATTTTTTGAATCAGCGACCGATGTTCCTGCCAGCGGTTCAGGAGTTCGTTGCCCTGCGCGGCCAAGCGTTCGACCCAGAGCGCTTCTGAGGCAAGCGATTGCTCTTTGGTTTCGCAGACGTCGAGCACTCTGAAGCTGGGTGTATTCCCTGTGGCGAGCGAGTCCCAAATCCAAGCCCGGATTGGACGGAAGCGGTGATGTGGCCGTTCCATTCGTGGCTTTAGGTGAGCTGCGATTCGCCCTGCGAAGCTGCCACTCTGGCCGACATAGACGAACCCGCCGGTCCGCGGATCGAGGATCCCGTAGGTCACGTAGAGCCCGGCTGCCAACTCGTCGGCGCGCCACAGGCTCGCGTTGTCGACGTGATGAAGCCACTCGATCGCGGCTGATTGCGCGGTATGCCTTCGGCGGGCATGGACTTCGTGTCTGATACGCCCTGCGCGATCAGTACAAGGCCGGTATGCAGCGGCGCCGCAACGCCGGCATGGATGTTCGAGCGGATCGGACATCGGCTTTTCTCCGGTGCGGCGCCGCACTCCACTGCGGTCACGCCGGGTCCAGGCTCACCGGCACGCTTACGAGCCGCTGCAGATCGGCGAGGATTGAGCGCAAGGGTGGCCATGGGAACTCGTCATCATCCGAGCGCGATTGGCCTATGGAGAGCACCATGGCGAGCTTGGCGACGGCACCGGCCACAGTGCCGGCCGGCCCCTGCCATACCGTCTCCGTCAGAGAATCCCAGCGGTCCCAGGCTTGATTGACGCGCTCCTCCACCGGACCGAGCTCGATCGCCGCCGCGGCCATTTCCCAGCGGCGCCGGTGCGCCGCGAACTCGCGGTGCAGCCTTTGCCGAAGCTCCTCCGTTCCCGGGAGGTCTTCGAGCAGTTCGTCGATCTCGGCCGGCTCGCAGGCCGAGACCGGCTCGGCCTCGCCCGGCACCGGAACCAGCACCCGCGGCATGCCGACGGTGCGGAGCAGAACACCTTCCTTTTTCTGCCAATCGTCCTGCCAAGCATCTAGCTCAGCGTCGAGCGCGCGCCATTCACGGAAGAGGTCGAGGACGGGATCGGAGTGAGCGCCGCGGCGCCGGGTATCGGCGGCGCCGATCGGTATGACGGTCGCGCCGCCGAGCAGGTCACGGCGGCTGAGCGCAGGCAAAGTCGTGGTATCGTCCGAGTCAGCCATTGTCCGGCTCCCAGAAGCTGGATGGTGGTCAGGCCGGCGAGGTGTTCCCGCACCTCGTTCGGCCGCCTCTCAAGTCTTGCTGGTCAATCCGCCCGACGAGCACGCGCAAGCTGTTGCTCACACGGCGCTTCTGCCATATGACGGGATTGATACCAACGGGATCATGCCCGTTGATCCTTTTGGGATCAAGAGAAAATTGACGACACCTGGTCAGATCCGTGCGGCGCGTGGTTTCCTTGGGCTCTCGCAGGCCGAATTGGCCCGTGCTGCTGGCGTGTCCGTTCCCACGATCAAGCGTAGCGAAAGTGACAGTGACCAGGCGCTCAAGGTCAGCGGCGAAATGCGAGCCCGGATCCGAGCAGCGCTGGAACAAGCTGGTATCGAGTTCACCAATGGCGATGTTCCCGGCGTTCGCCTGAAGAAGCCGAACCAGCCGTAGCGGCGGATCGAGCGACATAGTCTTCCGAAGCGCAGGAGGGGCGAAGGGCTCTGCCCCTCGCCCCGCAAGGGGCGGGTCCTCGCCATGCTCGCCGCAAAGCGTGCGGCTGCGCGTGGCTCTGGTCCCGGCCTGACGGCCGCCCTTGCCCCCACTCCCCGGTCCTCGCCGGACGGGCAGGGGTTGATGCAGCGGCATCAACCCGCTGCCGCGAAGCAAGGGGAGACTGCCAATGTCCGCCTTTGTCGTCGACCAGGAGCATATCGACGAGCTGGTCTCGGCTGCCATCGACCTGGAGATCCGCGCCCGCCTCGCGACCGACCGAAGTTATCGGCAAGTGAGCCACGAGAACGCCACTGATTTCGGCCGGATGCTCTGGGCCGAGAACGTCCGCTCCGTCATCCACCGCTACCGACTGTCCGGCACCGAGGAGGCAGCGGAGTACAAGGCCGCTATCGAGGCCTACCGCTTCACCTGGCGCGCTGTGCCGCCCGGTCGTGCTGCCAAGCGCTTCGCCTGCTTCGAGTATCAGGCCTGTGAATGCGATGACTGGAAAGAGAGTCTGGCCTATGACTTCGGCTCCCAGATAGCTCGGGCGCTGATCACGAAGCTGCCGGGCTATGCCGAGGCGCCGTGGTGAAGATCGATGCTGCCGCGCCGCGCTCGGCGTGGCCCGGCAGGTAGAAGAGCGGATGCATTCACCGATGCATTCTCGGATATATTCTGGAAAGTATTCAGCCGATTGCGCGTCGATCTGCGATCTTCTGCTATCATCATGCATGATCGCGGAGTTGAGTATCCATGAAGGCCGGCAGCCGTATTGACCGGCTGTTCTCCCGGTTCGATGTTCGCCTGATGCCGAGCTGCGGCAGGAGATCGGCGATGGAATCGGACTGGGAACGGGCCGGCCACGCACCGCCCGCCAACGACAATGCCGGCCGAGCCGGCAGGATTGATCCACGCCTGCTTGTGATCGCCAGGGCCATCGGCCGGCAGATCGCGCGGGAACTGCTCCGGCCCCAAGCCGTCAATGACAACCGGCCGGACGCATCAGACCAGGGGAGAGAGGAGATATGACCCAGGTTGCCCTTTACGCCCGCTATTCCGACGACAGCCAGAACGCCGCCTCGATCGAGGACCAGTTTCGCATCTGCCGGGAGCAGGCCGAGCGTGAGGGCATGGTCGTCGCCTGCACCTACCAGGACCCTGCCATCTCCGGCGCCAGCATCATCCAGCGGCCCGCCATCCAGGCCTTGCTCCAGGCGGCGCAGCGTCGCCGCTTCGAGGTCGTCATGGCCGAGGCTCTCGACCGGATCAGCCGGGATCAGGCGGATGTGGCGATCCTCTTCAAGCACCTGCGCTTCGCTGGCGTGCGCATCGTCACCCTGGCCGAAGGCGAGATCACGGAGCTGCATGTCGGGCTCAAGGGCACGATGAACGCC
This genomic window contains:
- a CDS encoding GIY-YIG nuclease family protein — protein: MSDPLEHPCRRCGAAAYRPCTDRAGRIRHEVHARRRHTAQSAAIEWLHHVDNASLWRADELAAGLYVTYGILDPRTGGFVYVGQSGSFAGRIAAHLKPRMERPHHRFRPIRAWIWDSLATGNTPSFRVLDVCETKEQSLASEALWVERLAAQGNELLNRWQEHRSLIQKITQVRRSP
- a CDS encoding helix-turn-helix transcriptional regulator; this encodes MLVNPPDEHAQAVAHTALLPYDGIDTNGIMPVDPFGIKRKLTTPGQIRAARGFLGLSQAELARAAGVSVPTIKRSESDSDQALKVSGEMRARIRAALEQAGIEFTNGDVPGVRLKKPNQP